ataacgttttagttttaataaaaataaaacacgtATATTTTATGCCTTAGTATATatagctcttttaaaaatcaacttgctgggacttccctggtggtccagtggctgggagtctgtgcttccaatgcagggggccagggctcaatccctggtcagggaactagatcccacatgctgcaactaagagttcgcaagctgcaactaaagatcctgcatgccccaacgaggatcccgtgtgccgtggctaagacccggcgcagccaaataaataaatatatatatatatattttttttaagtttaaaaaaaaattaaaatcaacttGCTAAGCATTGAGGGAAGCCTTTCAGTCTGGAGAGTTTATTCTTTAGCTTTGAAAAATAGTCTTATAttgtttctttgataatttcctctttgcatattttctgttctttctggaaTAAAGTCCTATAAGTCAGACTTTGAAACTTCTGGATTTTCTTCTAACCtattattgatctttttaaattttggaaaccatgtttttaattttcaagagttctgtttttgttttttgagtggTTTTTAAATAGCATCCATTTCTTGTTTTATCATTGCAAATCTATATGGAAATATTAATTAGAacttattgaatattttcttctgttccctGCATTACCTCTGTTAAATCTTTCTTAAAACCTTATTTTTATCTTGGTCTTTCATTATATTAGAGGCATGTTATATATTAAGTATGAAAACCTCTATGCACTGAAAGCTGACTGGGAACTCCATGTACATGAGTGAGGTTTGCCAACTGCCAGGTTGGCTATAGGTTAATTAAATGTTGAGTTAGGCATTATGAGGTGGAAACTCCCAACTGTCAAAACATGAAGGTCTCTTCTCTGACATCATACAATTTCTTTAGATAAGGCCCAGGacttattgaatattttcttctgttccctGCATTACCTCTGTTAAAGCTTTCTTAAAACCTTATTTTTATCTTGGTCTTTCATTATATTAGAGGCATGTTATATATTAAGTATGAAAACCTCTATGCACTGAAAGCTGACTGGGAACTCCATGTACATGAGTGAGGTTTGCCAACTGCCAGGTTGGCTATAGGTTAATTAAATGTTGAGTTAGGCATTATGAGGTGGAAACTCCCAACTGTCAAAACATGAAGGTCTCTTCTCTGACATCATACAATTTCTTTAGATAAGGCCCAGGGTGTAACATCTCACTCTGAATTGTCACCCAGCAGaggggtaggggtgtgtgtgtttgtgtgtgtgtgtgtgtgtgtgtgtgtgtgtttctgttcctTATTCAGACTTTCAGTTAACCCTGTTTTTAGTTGCTCATTTTGCTCCTTCCCTCTGTATCCTGTGTATCAGTACTCCAAGCCTCAGCTTTATCCTGCTGCATTAGTTACCATTCATCTTCTATCTATACTCCACGTTCCAGAATTTTGTTGAAATCTCTCACCCTCTGATGGACTCTCCTGCTCTAGATATGAgtttatatgttctttttattcctttaccaTCATTTTGGTGGAGTCTTGAGAAGGAGAgcagataaatatatgtattcatttgcCACCTTTAATCAGActgcttaattttaaaagtgtttgtgTTACAAACTTCCCCCTCCTGTAAATTTGGTCTTGTGAATAGTGTAAATTTTCTATCTAGAAGATTAAAGAAGTAATTCTCTATATGATTATGGGAGTAAGGTTCAGATAACTTTGGATGGTTTAAAGTTTCCTATTGAGTAATCTGGAAAGTACTAAAGATACTGCTCAGGGCAGTGTGAAGTAAACTCTCTCTTCATGGCTTCAGAAGTCTGGTTACTTATTTACAACTGGGATAAGATAAATAGTCAAATAACCAGAGAATTTCTACAAACCACTTGTGAAGTTAAGTTTTTATCCCACTACCAAACCATGTACCCGTGCATATCCAAACCTTTGATTACCCTAGACTTCCAATATCTGGAAGAGAACAAGCTGCAGTGTCACACAGGCAGGCCCCTCCTAAGTCCTACTCACTTACAAAGAATTTCCCCTTTGAGCTTCTATGACACTGGCTGGTTACTCACATCGCTGATTCCTCAGGATTGGTTGGGACTGCAAATGAAACACTGTTTGCCCATAATCAAGTTGATAAGCTACAACATAAATGCACGCAAGTTCCTATTCTTAGACTATAACATGAAGcatctgctctcttctttcctcttaacATTTTCATGCAAGACCTGGAGAGGAAACACTGGCTCCAGCCAAAAGAAAAggtcttcaaagaaaaaaaaaaaaaagcctaaaatgGGTCTATTGAATTCTAAAAACCCCAAAGCCAAGCAAGCCCaaattcttcttctgggacttgACGCTGCTGGGAAGTCTACTCTCCTTTACAAATTAAA
This DNA window, taken from Physeter macrocephalus isolate SW-GA chromosome 1, ASM283717v5, whole genome shotgun sequence, encodes the following:
- the ARL14 gene encoding ADP-ribosylation factor-like protein 14, with translation MYPCISKPLITLDFQYLEENKLQCHTGRPLLSPTHLQRISPLSFYDTGWLLTSLIPQDWLGLQMKHCLPIIKLISYNINARKFLFLDYNMKHLLSSFLLTFSCKTWRGNTGSSQKKRSSKKKKKKPKMGLLNSKNPKAKQAQILLLGLDAAGKSTLLYKLKLAKDTVTIPTVGFNVEMIELEKGVPLTVWDVGGQEKMRTVWDLYCENIDGLVYVVDSTDTQRLEDSRRELEQILKNEHIKNVPVILLANKQDVPGALSAEDITRMFKVKQLCSDRNWYVQPCCAVTGDGLMEGFQKITGFVKSHMKSRGDILAFFKQN